A genomic region of Halichondria panicea chromosome 5, odHalPani1.1, whole genome shotgun sequence contains the following coding sequences:
- the LOC135336556 gene encoding guanine nucleotide-binding protein subunit alpha-11-like, which yields MALACFLDEDQKAQLRVSKAIDTEFKTWKKEAGREFKLLLLGTGEAGKSTFIKQMRIIHGQGYSDADRAEFRPLIYKNILSGSQILIAAMSKLKIDYTDPANKAHAESLKDISEKTTTISTDNYTAIQSLWADRGVKACFARRREFQISDSAKYYFEALERIKLADYIPSIDDVLRVRVPTTGIIEYTFQMRKDVVFRMLDVGGQRSERRKWIHCFDDVKAIIFLTAINEYDQVLVEDDTQNRLRESLALFECLFGYPYFKKSSMILFLNKTDLFEEKIATSHLADYFPYNGPKGNGGPAKEYIKDLFNNLNPNPENQRVFAHFTEATDTKNIERVFTAVREHVLEENLKDYNLM from the exons ATGGCGCTTGCCTGTTTCCTCGACGAGGACCAGAAGGCCCAGCTGCGTGTGAGTAAGGCCATTGATACAGAGTTTAAAACTTGGAAGAAAGAAGCTGGCAGAGAGTTCAAGCTTCTGTTACTAG GCACGGGTGAGGCTGGCAAAAGCACGTTCATCAAACAGATGCGTATCATCCACGGTCAAGGTTACTCAGATGCTGACAGGGCAGAATTCCGGCCACTCATATACAAAAACATACTATCTGGTAGTCAAATACTCATAGCGGCCATGAGCAAGCTCAAGATCGACTACACTGACCCGGCTAATAAG GCACATGCAGAATCTCTAAAGGACATCTCTGAGAAGACGACCACTATATCCACGGACAACTACACGGCCATTCAGAGCTTATGGGCTGACAGAGGAGTCAAGGCGTGCTTCGCCAGGAGAAGAGAATTTCAGATCTCAGACTCAGCCAAATA CTATTTCGAGGCACTGGAGCGTATTAAACTGGCCGACTATATTCCCTCCATTGACGATGTGTTGAGGGTTCGTGTACCCACCACCGGGATCATTGAGTACACCTTCCAGATGAGGAAGGACGTCGTGTTCAG AATGCTGGATGtcggaggtcaaaggtcagagCGTCGCAAATGGATCCACTGTTTTGACGATGTGAAGGCCATCATCTTCCTCACTGCTATCAACGAATACGATCAG GTATTGGTGGAGGACGATACTCAGAACAGACTACGGGAAAGCCTCGCTTTGTTCGAGTGTTTATTTGGTTATCCTTATTTCAAGAAATCTTCGATGATCCTGTTCCTCAACAAAACGGATTTGTTTGAAGAGAAGATCGCCACGTCCCACCTCGCTGACTACTTCCCTTATAACG gtcCTAAGGGCAATGGCGGTCCAGCCAAAGAGTACATTAAAGACTTGTTCAACAACCTCAACCCCAACCCAGAGAACCAGAGAGTCTTTGCTCACTTCACAGAGGCCACGGACACTAAAAACATTGAGCGTGTCTTCACGGCTGTACGGGAGCACGTACTAGAAGAAAATCTGAAAGATTACAACTTGATGTGA
- the LOC135336555 gene encoding guanine nucleotide-binding protein G(q) subunit alpha-like gives MACFKSEEERAQSRINREIEREIARDSRETRREIKLLLLGTGESGKSTFIKQMRIIHGDGYSKPDRQKFIVLVHRNIYTAILALVEAMEALSIQYTTADLRESSKDLLSVNADTAVSISSSHSQLIRLLWADPGLQSCYVRRREFQLSDSAKYYLDDLDRICAEDFLPTTQDVLRVRVPTTGINEYLFTINRVIFRMVDVGGQRSERRKWIHCFEHVTSVMFLAALSEYDQSLVESDESVNRMKESLALFEAIVSYPWFRKSSIILFLNKKDLLEEKIMVSPLSGYFPEYTGPQQDYLQAREFIARMFINVNQERSPDIYPHFTCATDTENIKFVFDVVKNHILQQHIVEVIPGL, from the exons ATGGCTTGCTTCAAGAGTGAAGAGGAAAGAGCACAGTCGAGAATTAATCGTGAAATAGAACGAGAGATTGCACGAGACAGTAGAGAGACCAGACGGGAGATAAAGCTGCTTCTCTTGG GTACTGGAGAGTCTGGGAAGAGCACGTTTATCAAACAAATGAGAATTATTCACGGCGATGGATACTCAAAACCAGACCGACAAAAGTTTATCGTACTAGTCCACAGAAACATCTACACTGCAATATTG gcaCTGGTAGAAGCCATGGAAGCTCTATCTATCCAGTATACCACAGCCGATCTAAGAGAGTCGTCCAAAGACCTGCTCTCTGTTAATGCTGACACAGCAGTCTCCATTTCATCGTCACACTCTCAGCTGATACGGTTGCTATGGGCTGACCCGGGACTCCAGAGTTGCTATGTGAGAAGGAGAGAATTTCAACTCTCAGACTCAGCCAAATA CTATCTAGATGACCTGGACCGGATCTGTGCCGAGGATTTCCTACCCACCACCCAGGACGTGCTCAGGGTTCGTGTACCCACCACCGGGATCAACGAATACCTCTTCACCATCAATAGAGTCATATTCAG AATGGTGGATGTcggaggtcagaggtcagagaGACGAAAGTGGATCCACTGTTTTGAACATGTGACGTCAGTCATGTTTCTGGCGGCATTGTCTGAGTACGATCAGAGCTTGGTCGAGTCGGATGAG agtGTGAATCGAATGAAGGAGAGCTTAGCGTTGTTTGAGGCAATCGTCAGTTACCCCTGGTTCAGGAAGTCATCCATTATCCTGTTTCTGAACAAGAAGGACTTGTTGGAAGAGAAGATAATGGTGTCACCTCTCTCTGGCTACTTCCCCGAGTACACTg gccctCAACAGGACTACCTTCAGGCTCGAGAGTTCATAGCACGGATGTTTATCAACGTCAATCAGGAAAGGTCACCTGACATCTACCCACACTTCACCTGTGCCACTGACACTGAAAATATCAAGTTTGTTTTTGATGTGGTTAAAAATCACATTCTCCAACAGCATATCGTCGAAGTGATTCCCGGGCTCTGA
- the LOC135336521 gene encoding leucine-rich repeat-containing protein 71-like yields MGKKGGGSVSRVKTHEEVPSENDGVKLTGVLSTDLVALCEHERLPLIIVKPLRPSVPVADSSGEAVAEDTPSSKFAVLADWEDPDDPSTLHTLHMRGWLLSEKTLSILTEALSSFTRLHVLNLWNVGLTATTLHSVLTLAIQLNISALYLDGNTLSPEPLVELLTHKTSVELLSLKCCQLSDVFISQLTPALTDNRNLLHLDLSCNSLTDNGLIFLAAALRLNRTLLSLTLTNNSIGDEGVEALAEVLSEFPLNHEEVVMKRVMDSLQVRTDDGQSESGRSILSRERSASTASVDKRGGKSQASKSRKDAKKDEKGKKDDKGRKGGDSKKASREKETKSSKKGAEVTEEPVQSDPPLESRSPLLEAKKNGDQWLLPGNSALVFLGLSYNNISECGIASLLTTVRYQTSVFTAQAPGLLALTLHHNHLVPPTSSMLATLHDLLEQRNPLKVAETDPVIDTVESGT; encoded by the exons ATGGGTAAGAAAGGAGGGGGATCTGTGTCAAGAGTCAAAACTCACGAGGAGGTACCATCTGAGAATG ACGGTGTTAAACTGACGGGAGTGCTATCTACTGATTTGGTTGCCTTGTGCGAGCATGAGCGACTACCTCTGATCATCGTGAAGCCACTCAGACCGAG TGTCCCAGTGGCGGACAGTTCTGGGGAGGCAGTGGCGGAGGACACTCCATCATCAAAATTTGCTGTGCTGGCAGATTGGGAGGACCCGGACGACCCctccacactacacacactacacatgcGAG GTTGGCTCTTGAGTGAGAAGACACTGTCTATACTAACAGAAGCATTGTCCAGCTTCACACGACTACACGTGCTCAA TCTATGGAACGTTGGTCTCACTGCCACCACTCTGCACTCTGTACTCACACTAGCCATACAGCTAAACATCag TGCACTCTATCTGGATGGTAATACACTGTCCCCAGAGCCTCTAGTGGAGCTGCTCACACACAAGACAAG TGTGGAACTTCTCTCTCTCAAGTGCTGTCAACTCTCTGATGTGTTTATCAGTCAACTGACCCCAGCCCTCACTGACAATCGTAACCTCCTCCATCTTGATCTATCTTGTAACAGCCTCACAGATAATGGCCTCATCTTCCTAGCTGCTGCTCTAAGACTCAACAGAACACTGCTTTCTCTCACACTCACCAACAACAGTATAGGGGACGAGGGTGTGGAAGCACTCGCAGAG GTACTGTCTGAGTTTCCCCTGAATCATGAGGAGGTGGTCATGAAGAGAGTGATGGATTCTCTCCAAGTAAGGACAGACGATGGACAA TCGGAGAGTGGACGCAGTATTCTATCCAGAGAGCGGAGTGCGTCCACTGCTTCTGTGGACAAGCGTGGGGGGAAGTCCCAGGCTAGCAAGAGCAGGAAG GATGCGAAGAAAGATGAAAAAGGAAAGAAAGATGACAAAGGAAGAAAAG GTGGTGACTCTAAGAAGGCTAGTCGTGAAAAGGAGACTAAAAGCAGCAAGAAAGGAGCAGAGGTGACGGAAGagcccgtccaatcagatcctCCATTGGAGAGCAGGAGTCCGTTATTAGAGGCCAAGAAGAATGGTGACCAATGGCTGCTACCCGGGAACTCAGCGCTAGTCTTCCTGGGGCTATCAT aCAACAACATCAGTGAGTGTGGTATAGCGTCCCTCCTAACCACCGTGCGCTATCAGACCTCAGTATTCACGGCCCAGGCCCCGGGCCTGCTAGCCCTCACCCTGCATCACAACCACCTAGTCCCTCCCACCAGTTCAATGCTCGCTACACTACATGACCTACTGGAGCAAAGAAACCCTCTCAAAGTAGCAGAGACGGACCCTGTTATAGACACTGTAGAGTCAGGGACATAA